From Paenibacillus polymyxa, the proteins below share one genomic window:
- a CDS encoding OsmC family protein, which produces MAEKIISMNTVWYKDAKGDGRIKSDNLQTQIAIPVPKGGSGEGAEPQQLLISSAVACYTMTLAYMLDKNKLPVTGFFMDTEGNITQGDQLSITHRPHVVLNPGATHEDVSMTEDFIQKAEENCHIGQLLIKAGVSVGTQGKVTIDSGEDLTSSYIAEHGLEW; this is translated from the coding sequence ATGGCAGAAAAGATAATTAGCATGAATACGGTTTGGTACAAAGATGCTAAGGGCGATGGACGCATTAAAAGTGACAATCTCCAAACTCAAATTGCAATTCCAGTCCCCAAAGGGGGAAGTGGTGAAGGGGCTGAACCACAACAACTTCTTATCTCTTCTGCGGTGGCTTGTTACACGATGACCTTAGCATATATGTTAGATAAAAATAAACTTCCTGTGACTGGATTCTTTATGGATACAGAAGGTAACATAACTCAAGGTGATCAGTTAAGTATTACCCACCGCCCGCATGTTGTTCTGAATCCAGGAGCAACCCATGAAGACGTAAGCATGACGGAAGATTTTATACAAAAAGCAGAAGAAAATTGCCATATTGGTCAATTACTAATAAAGGCCGGCGTCTCCGTAGGAACTCAAGGAAAAGTAACCATTGATTCTGGAGAGGATCTTACTAGTAGCTATATTGCAGAACACGGATTGGAATGGTAA
- a CDS encoding ArsR/SmtB family transcription factor: MEDMLKCAKLFKEDLYKQLARIGKCLSSDKRLEILNVLSQSPRTVEKLATCTDMNIANVSRHLQVLLDAKLVKFTKKGTYAIYSLADPEIIDFLSSLWKISEKQIPDIGKMKDDFLNNLNDIHTLSMDEVKKKLDENSIILVDLRPKEEFETGHIQGAISMPMEDLDVLMGELPEEAEVVAYCRGPFCVYSALATQKLQVEGFKAYRMEDGLNEWQEHFH, from the coding sequence ATGGAAGATATGCTAAAGTGCGCAAAGCTTTTCAAAGAAGATCTATATAAGCAACTGGCTAGAATTGGTAAGTGTCTATCAAGTGACAAACGTCTTGAAATCTTGAATGTACTATCACAAAGTCCCAGAACAGTGGAGAAATTAGCGACATGTACGGATATGAATATAGCTAATGTTTCTCGTCATCTGCAGGTGTTACTGGACGCTAAGCTTGTTAAGTTTACAAAGAAAGGAACTTACGCCATATACTCGCTAGCAGACCCGGAGATCATTGACTTTCTCTCTTCACTGTGGAAGATTAGTGAGAAACAAATTCCTGATATCGGGAAAATGAAAGATGACTTCTTAAACAACTTGAATGACATTCATACCCTATCCATGGATGAAGTAAAGAAAAAACTAGATGAAAACTCCATTATCTTAGTTGACTTGCGTCCCAAAGAAGAGTTTGAAACAGGACATATTCAAGGAGCCATTTCAATGCCTATGGAAGACCTAGACGTATTAATGGGAGAGTTACCAGAGGAAGCTGAAGTGGTCGCTTATTGTAGAGGGCCATTTTGCGTTTATTCGGCACTTGCTACGCAAAAATTGCAAGTTGAGGGATTTAAGGCGTATCGTATGGAAGACGGATTGAATGAGTGGCAGGAACATTTTCACTAA
- a CDS encoding sensor histidine kinase, giving the protein MTLKKRIFLLFFLSAFIPFISIFAISSYTIDSIFVNKINDGIRSNLQQVTSSLENSITNLNHVTQQLSYRGTLGKKLDEVLKPSSNIIELIEARDELKNELNVVTFTNPNIGLTLYYFQKEGATQFANFPIKDRFSPESLPVLFKSYGITCYGPHISMNRFNDQLVLSAMRKVQLPQRDDVYIYVESGFRLTQDILGYNQYQGALSHLILNGEGKIVYSEIPEVMKVGENFSSLSKGAAKDGIARDYHWFKEDSTQNWSVISVISQAKYQQEKNQWLLQILLVALFFLGFTVFLAWLLWKMVYKPLSLFHSEINGMSQNPQKTGSQTRTQIPEFDFLLGEFSNMQHQIGDLFKEVQQKEKIRADLEVEKLLYQINPHFLMNTLDTVHWLSVMNGQGEIDKLVQSLNKLLYYNLGKLGQVSTMEEEIDALRQYLILQQIRYDFEFDVRISADDQVLQIPVPRFILQPLVENSLYHGLSDEGFIQIEVTLAKTLNILIQDNGAGMTEEAIQRLLNNRITEHKKVGMGIGLNYVHRMLRAQYGDQAQLVIESELGTGTSILLILPIKGEDV; this is encoded by the coding sequence ATGACACTTAAAAAAAGGATCTTTTTATTGTTTTTTCTCAGCGCGTTTATTCCCTTTATCAGTATATTTGCAATTTCTTCTTATACCATTGATTCCATCTTTGTGAATAAAATCAATGATGGAATTAGGAGCAATCTTCAGCAGGTAACTTCATCACTGGAAAATTCAATTACTAACCTGAATCATGTGACTCAGCAATTATCATATCGCGGTACATTAGGCAAAAAACTGGATGAAGTCTTGAAGCCTTCCTCCAATATAATTGAATTGATTGAGGCTAGAGATGAATTAAAGAATGAGTTAAATGTTGTAACGTTTACTAATCCGAATATAGGTTTGACCTTATATTATTTCCAGAAAGAAGGTGCTACACAGTTCGCTAACTTTCCTATCAAAGATCGTTTTTCTCCCGAGTCTTTGCCTGTACTTTTCAAATCATATGGCATTACGTGCTATGGTCCCCATATCAGTATGAACCGATTTAATGACCAGCTCGTTTTATCTGCTATGCGGAAGGTACAACTGCCTCAAAGGGACGATGTGTATATTTACGTCGAATCCGGCTTTCGTCTCACACAGGATATACTGGGTTACAATCAATACCAAGGAGCTTTATCGCATTTGATCCTGAATGGTGAGGGCAAAATTGTGTATAGTGAAATTCCAGAAGTGATGAAAGTTGGGGAGAATTTCTCCAGCTTATCGAAAGGTGCTGCAAAAGATGGAATAGCCCGTGATTACCATTGGTTTAAGGAGGACTCCACTCAGAATTGGAGCGTCATATCGGTAATTTCGCAGGCGAAGTATCAACAGGAGAAAAACCAGTGGTTGCTTCAAATATTACTGGTCGCTTTATTTTTTCTCGGCTTTACCGTATTCCTTGCTTGGCTTCTATGGAAGATGGTCTACAAACCACTCAGTCTGTTCCATTCGGAAATTAATGGAATGTCTCAGAATCCACAAAAGACAGGCAGCCAGACCCGCACTCAAATTCCTGAGTTCGACTTTCTGTTGGGGGAATTCTCTAATATGCAGCATCAAATCGGTGACCTGTTCAAGGAAGTGCAGCAGAAAGAGAAGATCCGTGCAGATTTGGAAGTGGAAAAACTGTTATATCAGATCAATCCTCACTTTTTGATGAATACGCTAGATACTGTGCACTGGCTGTCCGTCATGAATGGACAAGGGGAAATTGACAAGTTGGTGCAATCCTTGAACAAGCTGTTGTATTACAACTTGGGTAAATTAGGGCAAGTATCCACGATGGAAGAGGAAATTGATGCGCTAAGACAGTATCTAATCCTGCAGCAAATTCGATATGACTTTGAATTTGACGTACGTATTTCAGCGGATGATCAAGTGCTTCAAATACCTGTGCCTCGTTTTATTTTGCAACCGTTGGTTGAAAATTCACTTTATCATGGACTGAGTGACGAAGGTTTTATTCAAATTGAGGTTACACTTGCCAAAACACTGAATATTTTAATACAGGATAATGGAGCAGGCATGACCGAGGAAGCGATTCAAAGACTTCTGAACAATCGTATAACTGAACATAAAAAAGTAGGGATGGGCATCGGACTCAATTATGTCCACCGCATGTTGAGGGCACAGTACGGAGATCAAGCACAACTGGTGATCGAAAGTGAATTGGGTACAGGGACAAGTATACTGCTCATACTTCCGATCAAAGGAGAAGATGTCTGA
- a CDS encoding response regulator transcription factor: MIKVLIVDDDKLVRKGISSAMPWNEFNMEVVGEASNGLKALDFLKSQPVDLMLTDLAMPVMSGIELMRAARQLYPELHIVVLTLHQDFDYIQEALRLGAIDYIAKVQLEKEQFEHVLDRIHTRIDELANTRPKLPLLSETNVHYRHVYALISLDRKLGQSWPIEPTSDGDEIRWEVERNSWMWTAPMDVEEQLFHRLKEYLDQVPQSALLVMSDVQERTWSQIQNWIMNYTETSLFYAYDPYNPVIAVSMNVEDSFPIEPQDEDMDRIKQSWFLTPWTHNDSYYNLLIEQFKSLRLHKSQLMGLLYSIVMEWNHLFAQTKLGRISMIHSFLSWYEVEAWIKQTSVGIRKADEQTSYSQEIVDAVKKSIMIMQNDLDQAFTASSLSQQLNISRSYFSQCFKDLMGKTFNEYSRFIRVEKSKEYLLNTNNTIFWIAERVGYTDEKYFSRIFRELTGLLPSEYRQLGRGDKKRTLL, from the coding sequence ATGATTAAGGTATTGATAGTGGATGACGATAAATTAGTACGAAAAGGAATAAGCTCCGCGATGCCGTGGAACGAGTTCAATATGGAGGTTGTAGGAGAAGCAAGTAACGGGTTGAAAGCACTGGATTTTCTAAAATCCCAACCGGTCGATCTGATGTTGACGGATCTCGCGATGCCGGTGATGTCAGGTATTGAACTGATGCGAGCTGCAAGGCAGCTCTATCCAGAACTTCATATTGTCGTATTAACACTGCATCAAGATTTCGATTATATCCAGGAAGCGCTAAGGCTTGGGGCCATCGACTATATAGCCAAGGTTCAGCTTGAGAAGGAGCAATTCGAACATGTGCTGGACCGAATACATACACGGATTGACGAGCTGGCGAATACAAGACCAAAGCTGCCACTGCTAAGTGAGACCAATGTCCATTATCGCCATGTGTATGCACTTATTTCACTGGATCGCAAGTTAGGACAGAGTTGGCCGATTGAACCGACATCCGATGGAGATGAGATCCGGTGGGAGGTTGAACGGAACAGTTGGATGTGGACGGCACCCATGGACGTAGAGGAACAGCTTTTCCATAGGCTGAAGGAATACCTAGACCAAGTTCCTCAAAGCGCCTTGCTGGTTATGTCCGATGTACAAGAGCGAACGTGGTCGCAAATCCAAAACTGGATTATGAATTATACTGAAACGTCCTTATTCTATGCATACGACCCTTATAATCCTGTCATTGCTGTTTCGATGAATGTGGAGGACTCATTTCCAATAGAACCGCAGGATGAAGACATGGATCGAATTAAGCAAAGTTGGTTTCTAACACCATGGACCCATAACGACAGTTACTACAACCTACTGATTGAACAGTTTAAATCACTAAGACTGCATAAAAGCCAGCTGATGGGATTGCTATACTCGATAGTTATGGAATGGAATCACCTTTTTGCCCAGACTAAGCTGGGTAGAATCTCAATGATCCATTCTTTTCTATCCTGGTACGAGGTAGAAGCTTGGATCAAGCAGACGTCTGTGGGTATTCGTAAGGCAGATGAACAGACTTCATATTCACAGGAAATTGTAGACGCCGTCAAAAAATCGATCATGATCATGCAAAATGATTTGGATCAGGCTTTTACTGCTTCAAGTTTGTCCCAGCAACTGAACATCAGCCGAAGCTATTTCAGTCAATGCTTCAAGGATCTGATGGGGAAGACCTTTAATGAATACTCCCGTTTTATACGAGTAGAGAAGTCTAAAGAGTATTTATTGAATACAAACAACACGATTTTCTGGATTGCGGAGCGAGTGGGTTATACGGATGAAAAATATTTCAGCCGAATTTTTCGCGAATTGACAGGTCTGCTGCCAAGTGAATATCGACAGCTGGGCAGAGGGGATAAAAAGCGTACTCTTTTATAA
- a CDS encoding sugar ABC transporter substrate-binding protein produces the protein MRTKWSIKSKLLTRRLAVLSISALMISTLAACGGSSNPPTAKEAGKYEVTPGDPFSAYKDEITVTMGRVTTANPKLPAGDSYENNAYTRLVKKAFNAQIKDQFEANGEDYSRQVSLAIASGELPDMMRVDSKDELKELVDNDLIEDMTEIYKQYATDNIKNIYDSYEGRALDNATIDGRLMGLPATSLDSAPTMVWVRQDWLDLLGIQLDADGDGAIKLDDVEKTAEEFLKRDPGQTGKPVGIPFVNTLNTTDYNGSAYTMLGVASTKGSFPQYWMKGEDGSIVYGSTTKETKQMLGVMADWFKRGIIDPQFGTRTFDDITALYTNGQCGIAFGPWHIPDWGLGNVKQKDKNAKFTAYTLEDADGKVNVAHANPANQFIVVRKGYEHPELAVKIVNLFYDKLANDKNVGTSMPEAAKYQENGVDGSTRPFNIEVNSATSLLDDYSDIVRGIKGEISLDQVRTTESKNNIKSIQTYLSDMDTDNVTAWSKYHSRINGVGLIDKLTRENKFVWMTPAYSGTTPSMKQTWANLTKMEQESFIKIVTGAEPLNYFDTFVSNWKKQGGDQVIQEIKDEVASKK, from the coding sequence ATGAGAACTAAATGGTCCATAAAAAGCAAACTGTTAACGAGACGTCTGGCCGTACTGTCGATATCTGCCCTGATGATTTCAACCCTTGCAGCCTGTGGGGGGTCATCCAACCCTCCCACTGCGAAGGAAGCGGGGAAATATGAGGTAACACCGGGAGACCCATTCAGTGCCTATAAAGACGAAATAACCGTCACGATGGGGCGTGTGACTACAGCCAACCCAAAACTGCCGGCTGGAGATTCGTATGAGAACAATGCGTATACTCGACTGGTCAAAAAAGCGTTTAACGCTCAGATTAAAGACCAATTTGAAGCCAACGGAGAAGATTACAGCCGTCAGGTTTCTCTCGCCATCGCCTCTGGAGAACTGCCTGACATGATGCGTGTCGATTCCAAGGATGAACTCAAAGAACTGGTTGATAATGATCTGATTGAAGATATGACGGAAATTTACAAACAGTATGCCACGGATAATATCAAGAATATTTACGACTCTTATGAAGGCCGTGCATTAGACAATGCGACGATAGATGGACGTTTAATGGGGCTTCCGGCTACTTCCCTAGATTCCGCACCAACCATGGTCTGGGTTCGTCAGGATTGGCTGGATCTACTGGGAATCCAACTTGACGCAGACGGAGATGGTGCCATCAAGCTGGACGATGTGGAGAAAACGGCCGAGGAATTCTTGAAAAGAGATCCGGGTCAAACCGGGAAACCGGTAGGTATTCCCTTTGTGAACACCCTGAATACAACTGACTATAATGGTTCTGCCTATACCATGCTCGGAGTTGCCTCAACAAAGGGTTCATTCCCTCAGTACTGGATGAAGGGTGAAGACGGCAGCATTGTTTATGGCTCGACAACAAAGGAAACCAAGCAGATGCTAGGCGTCATGGCAGATTGGTTCAAGAGAGGCATCATCGATCCGCAATTTGGAACACGCACATTTGATGACATCACGGCACTGTACACCAACGGCCAATGCGGCATTGCTTTTGGACCATGGCATATTCCCGACTGGGGTCTGGGCAACGTGAAGCAGAAGGATAAGAATGCGAAATTCACGGCTTACACTTTGGAGGATGCAGATGGAAAGGTAAACGTGGCACACGCCAATCCAGCTAATCAGTTTATCGTTGTAAGAAAAGGATACGAACACCCGGAACTCGCTGTTAAAATAGTAAACCTTTTCTACGATAAACTAGCAAATGATAAAAATGTGGGAACATCTATGCCAGAAGCTGCCAAGTATCAAGAGAACGGCGTAGACGGTTCTACCAGACCGTTTAATATTGAAGTCAACTCGGCGACCTCGTTACTGGATGACTACTCTGACATCGTTCGCGGGATTAAAGGAGAGATTAGTCTGGATCAGGTCCGGACAACAGAATCAAAAAACAATATTAAGAGTATCCAAACTTACCTGAGTGATATGGATACGGATAACGTAACAGCCTGGTCGAAATATCACTCGCGTATCAACGGAGTGGGGCTTATTGACAAACTGACAAGGGAAAACAAATTCGTTTGGATGACACCTGCTTACTCTGGAACTACACCAAGCATGAAACAGACCTGGGCTAATCTGACCAAGATGGAGCAGGAATCTTTCATCAAAATTGTGACTGGTGCTGAACCTCTGAATTACTTCGATACATTCGTTAGCAATTGGAAGAAGCAAGGCGGTGATCAGGTAATTCAGGAAATTAAAGACGAGGTTGCATCCAAAAAATAA
- a CDS encoding ABC transporter permease, producing MKQGNDKAKSPFGTGAIYHLMMLPGILFLLVFSYVPMVGVITAFQDYIPAKGMLGSKFVGLKHFIYMFKLPDIAQVFSNTLVIAIAKILLGTIMAIIFSILLNEIRIKFVKKSVQTIVYLPHFLSWVVLASVVVNMFSLDGIMNQILAFFGLQNINFLGSNTWFQPLIIGTDVWKEFGYSSIVYLAAITSIDPGLYEAAGMDGASWWRKVWHITLPGMLPIILLMGVMSLTNILSAGFDQIYNLYNPVVYESGDILDTYVYRIGLVGRQYSFGTAVGLFKSVIGIVLLLSANQLAKKYTDRKIF from the coding sequence ATGAAACAGGGAAATGATAAAGCAAAGAGCCCGTTCGGTACGGGTGCCATATATCATCTGATGATGCTTCCGGGTATTTTATTTTTGCTGGTATTCAGCTATGTTCCGATGGTCGGTGTCATTACGGCGTTTCAGGATTATATACCAGCCAAAGGAATGTTAGGCTCCAAATTTGTAGGGCTGAAGCACTTTATTTATATGTTTAAGCTGCCGGACATCGCACAGGTTTTTAGTAATACGTTGGTGATTGCCATTGCCAAGATTCTATTGGGAACAATCATGGCTATCATTTTTTCCATTTTGTTAAATGAGATCCGCATCAAATTCGTTAAAAAATCCGTACAGACCATTGTTTATCTGCCACACTTTCTATCCTGGGTAGTTCTAGCGTCCGTGGTTGTTAACATGTTCAGTTTGGATGGAATTATGAATCAAATTTTGGCTTTTTTCGGTCTGCAGAATATTAATTTTCTCGGCAGCAACACCTGGTTCCAGCCGCTGATTATTGGGACAGACGTGTGGAAGGAGTTCGGCTACAGTTCCATCGTCTATTTGGCTGCAATTACTTCGATTGATCCGGGCCTGTATGAAGCGGCAGGAATGGATGGAGCCAGCTGGTGGAGAAAAGTATGGCATATTACGTTGCCAGGCATGCTGCCTATTATCCTGCTCATGGGAGTGATGAGTCTGACCAATATTTTGAGTGCCGGCTTCGATCAAATTTATAATCTGTATAACCCCGTTGTCTATGAGTCGGGAGATATTCTGGATACTTATGTATATCGGATTGGACTTGTCGGGCGACAGTATAGCTTTGGTACGGCTGTTGGTCTGTTCAAGTCAGTGATCGGTATTGTTTTGCTATTGTCCGCCAACCAATTGGCCAAAAAATACACTGACCGAAAAATATTTTAA
- a CDS encoding carbohydrate ABC transporter permease — protein sequence MSYFVNQKGRIGGLIIYAIVILLALICLLPLWNIVAISFSSSEAVSANAVGLVPVNFTTAAYTKIIDDAQFWRSFGISVLRVVLTLLLNMILIVLMAYPLSKSKREFRGRNIYMNVMIFAMLFSGGMIPSYLLIKNLNMLNTIWSLVLPGAVPIFSVILVMNFFSAVPKALEEAAFIDGASPLQVLFKVYVPVSIPALATVALFSIVGTWNDFFSGLIYMTQVSNYPLMTYIQSLNVNIAELLQSGTNSAQLSNLTEISNKNLNAAKIVVAVIPLLLIYPLLQKYFVTGIVVGSVKE from the coding sequence GTGTCCTATTTTGTAAACCAAAAAGGTCGAATTGGCGGGTTAATCATCTATGCCATCGTCATTTTGCTGGCATTGATTTGCCTTCTTCCATTATGGAATATCGTTGCGATTTCATTTAGCAGCAGTGAGGCCGTGTCAGCTAATGCTGTAGGTCTCGTACCGGTCAATTTTACAACCGCAGCGTATACGAAAATTATCGATGATGCTCAGTTCTGGCGTTCCTTTGGCATATCTGTTCTACGTGTTGTGCTCACACTTCTTCTCAACATGATTCTTATTGTTCTAATGGCATACCCGCTCTCCAAGTCGAAAAGAGAATTCAGGGGCAGAAACATTTATATGAACGTCATGATTTTTGCCATGCTGTTCAGCGGTGGGATGATTCCAAGTTATCTATTGATCAAAAACCTCAATATGCTCAATACAATTTGGTCGCTTGTTCTACCAGGAGCTGTCCCTATATTCAGTGTCATCCTTGTCATGAACTTCTTCTCTGCTGTACCTAAGGCCCTAGAAGAAGCAGCATTCATCGATGGGGCGAGTCCGCTGCAGGTCCTGTTCAAAGTGTATGTTCCCGTGTCCATCCCTGCGCTGGCGACGGTAGCACTATTCAGTATCGTGGGAACGTGGAATGATTTCTTCAGCGGTTTGATCTATATGACTCAAGTCAGCAATTATCCACTAATGACTTATATTCAGTCCCTTAACGTGAATATTGCGGAACTTCTTCAATCCGGGACCAACTCAGCACAACTCAGCAACTTGACTGAAATTTCAAACAAAAATCTAAATGCGGCCAAAATCGTAGTCGCTGTCATCCCGCTGCTGCTGATTTATCCGCTGCTTCAAAAATATTTTGTGACTGGAATTGTTGTAGGATCGGTAAAAGAGTAA
- a CDS encoding glycoside hydrolase family 13 protein: MENKNWWKEIVVYQIYPRSFQDSNGDGIGDLKGIVSRLDYLQQLGVGAIWLSPVCKSPQDDYGYDISDYRDIDPMFGSLDDMEMLIHEAGKRDIRIIMDLVLNHTSDEHPWFQEAKKSKENPYHDYYVWRDGVEGMPPNDLGSTFGGSAWEWVPEIGQYYLHLFSVKQPDLNWENPKVRQEIYEMINWWISKGVGGFRLDVIDLIGKEPDLKITSNGPNLHKYIRELSKETFQKAGDLLTVGETWGATPEIAKVYSNPDGSEFSMVFQFEHISLDEQEGKGKWDLKPLDFLELKKVLSKWQTELKGDAWNSLFWNNHDLPRIVSRWGNDGEYRIESAKMLATLLHGMRGTPYIYQGEELGMTNVQYPIEDYRDIELLNFYKDRIEKGYPEDKVMESIFAKGRDNARTPMQWDASDNAGFTLGNPWIKVNPNYKDIHAQESLNNPESIFHYYQKLIRLRKDHEVIIYGDYELMYPENKDLFAYTRTLKGAKLLVVCNFQKYTTDLPLQKELAETKQLLISNYPNNMSDVEMRPYEARMYLIDTLNK, from the coding sequence ATGGAAAATAAAAATTGGTGGAAAGAAATTGTTGTATACCAGATATATCCACGGAGCTTTCAAGATAGTAATGGTGATGGAATCGGCGATTTGAAAGGAATTGTTTCCCGTCTGGACTATTTGCAGCAACTCGGTGTCGGTGCAATTTGGCTATCACCAGTTTGTAAATCCCCTCAGGATGATTATGGTTATGATATTTCGGACTATCGGGATATTGATCCGATGTTCGGGTCTTTGGATGATATGGAGATGTTAATTCATGAAGCTGGGAAACGTGACATTCGGATCATAATGGATTTGGTATTGAACCATACTTCCGATGAGCATCCCTGGTTTCAAGAAGCAAAAAAAAGTAAAGAAAATCCGTACCATGACTATTATGTCTGGAGAGATGGCGTTGAAGGAATGCCACCAAACGACTTGGGTTCCACCTTTGGTGGTTCAGCTTGGGAATGGGTACCCGAGATAGGACAATATTATTTACATCTTTTTTCTGTAAAACAGCCGGATCTCAACTGGGAAAACCCAAAAGTCCGACAAGAGATTTATGAAATGATCAATTGGTGGATAAGCAAGGGTGTAGGCGGTTTTCGGCTTGACGTAATTGACTTAATCGGAAAAGAACCAGATTTGAAAATTACCAGCAACGGGCCAAATCTGCATAAGTATATCAGGGAACTCAGCAAGGAGACGTTTCAAAAAGCTGGAGACCTGCTGACGGTTGGAGAAACATGGGGCGCTACGCCAGAGATCGCCAAAGTGTATAGCAACCCGGACGGCAGTGAGTTTTCAATGGTATTTCAATTTGAACATATTAGTTTGGATGAACAAGAGGGAAAAGGGAAGTGGGATCTTAAGCCTCTAGATTTTCTAGAATTAAAAAAAGTGTTGTCCAAATGGCAGACAGAGCTGAAGGGGGATGCCTGGAACAGTTTGTTTTGGAATAATCACGACTTACCCCGAATCGTTTCTCGTTGGGGAAATGACGGAGAATACAGGATAGAATCGGCTAAAATGTTGGCAACCCTTCTTCATGGCATGCGAGGCACACCATACATTTATCAGGGGGAAGAATTAGGAATGACGAATGTTCAATATCCAATTGAAGACTATCGGGATATTGAGTTACTAAATTTCTATAAAGATAGAATTGAGAAAGGATACCCCGAAGACAAAGTTATGGAGTCAATCTTTGCAAAGGGTCGTGATAACGCTCGAACACCAATGCAGTGGGACGCTTCAGACAACGCTGGTTTTACATTAGGGAATCCTTGGATTAAAGTAAACCCGAATTATAAGGATATCCATGCACAAGAAAGTTTAAATAACCCTGAGTCCATATTCCATTATTATCAGAAACTAATCCGATTAAGGAAAGATCATGAAGTGATTATATATGGGGATTATGAGCTGATGTATCCCGAGAATAAAGATTTGTTCGCGTACACTCGAACGCTGAAAGGGGCTAAACTACTTGTAGTATGTAATTTTCAAAAATACACAACCGATCTCCCACTTCAGAAAGAGCTGGCAGAGACTAAACAGCTGCTAATATCCAATTATCCAAATAACATGTCTGATGTAGAAATGCGCCCTTATGAAGCGAGAATGTACCTTATCGATACACTCAATAAATGA